The genomic window AGCTTCCAGCTCTTCAACGAGCCGAACATCCTGCAGACGCTGGCGCCGAACGCGATCAGCACCTTCTTCACCCCGAACATGTACGCCTACAACCTGTCGTTCGCGGGCCAGCAGTTCAACTACTCCGCCGCCATCGCAATCATCATGGGCGTCCTGACGATGGTCGTCGCCTACGTGGTCCAGCTCGTCGGCACCCGGAAGGACAACTGATGTCGACCCTCACCGGATCCCCGGTCGCCGCGCCCGACGCGGGCACCCCCACCGTCACCCCGAACCGTGTCGCGACCGCCCGCAAGCGCCGCGCCGGCGCCCCGCGCGACAAGCGCAGCGTGCTGCTCACCGTCGTGATGGCCCTGCTGCTCGTCTACTCGGTGCTGCCGCTCTTCTGGCTGCTGGTGAACTCGACCAAGACGCAGGAGGCGCTGTTCAGCTCGTTCGGGCTCTGGTTCAGCGGCGACTTCGCCCTCGTCGACAACATCAGGGGCGTCTTCACCTACGGCGACGGCGAGTTCGTCCGCTGGCTCGGCAACACCCTGCTCTACGTGGTGGTGGGCGCAGGAGGCGCGACCCTGCTGGCCACGCTGGCCGGCTACGGCCTGGCCAAGTTCGACTTCCCGGGCAAGAAGGCCGTCTTCGCGGTCGTGCTGGGCGCGGTCGCCATCCCGGGCACCGCCCTCGCCGTCCCGACCTTCCTCATGTTCAGCCAGCTGGGCCTGACCAACACCCCGTGGGCGATCATCCTGCCGTCGCTGATCAGCCCCTTCGGGCTCTACCTGATCTGGACCTACGCCGTCGACTCGGTGCCGACCGAGATCCTCGAGGCCGCGCGCATGGACGGCTCGAGCGAGCTCCGCACGTTCTTCACCATCAGCCTCCGCCTCCTCAGCCCCGGTCTCATCACCGTGCTGCTCTTCTCGATCGTCGCGACCTGGAACAACTACTTCCTGCCGCTGATCATGCTGAGCGACTCGCGCTGGTACCCCCTGACGGTCGGCCTGAACCAGTGGAACGCGCAGTCGACGACCGTCGGCGGCGACCCGATCTACAACCTCGTCATCACGGGCTCGTTCCTCGCGATCATCCCGATCGTCGTGGCGTTCCTCTTCCTCCAGCGCTACTGGCAGTCCGGCCTCTCGGCCGGCGGCGTCAAGGCCTGACCCGCGTCGGCGCTGCCGACCCGCCCCTCCTCGTCCCCTCCCGCAGCACCACAGCCCCTCCCCCATGTTCCACCTCCACGATGAAGTGAAAGGCACCACCCATGTCCCGTAACCTCCCCCGCACCGCGAAGCGCGTCGTCGCCCTCGGTCTCGGCATCGCCCTCGCCGGCTCGCTCGCCGCCTGCTCGTCCGGCTCCGGAGGCGGCGCCAGCGCCGACACCGCGACCAGCGACGAGCTCGCCGCGGCCCTCGAGGAGAAGTCCTCGATCACGGTGTGGGCCTGGGCCCCCGCCGTCGAGCCCATCGCCGAGGCCTTCGAGAAGGCGCACCCCGACATCACCGTCGACGTGCAGAACGTCGGCACCGGTGCCGACCAGTACACAAAGCTGCAGAACGCGATCAAGGCCGGCAAGGGCGCCCCCGACGTCGCCCAGGTCGAGTACTTCGCCGTCCCCCAGTTCTCGCTCGGCGACTCGCTCGCCGACCTCAGCGGCTACGGCTACGGCGACCTCGAGGACGACTTCACCGCGTCGACCTGGAACTCCGTCACCGACGGCGACGCCGTCTACGCCCTGCCCCAGGACTCCGGCCCCATGGCGATGTTCTACCGCCAGGACGTCTTCGACAAGTACGGCATCGCCGTGCCGAAGACCTGGGACGAGTACCTCGCCGCGGCAGAGACGATGCACTCCGCCGACCCGAACCAGTACATCGCGGGCGACACCGGCGACGCCGGCTTCACGACCAGCATGATCTGGCAGGCCGGCGGGCACCCCTACTCGGTCGACGGCGACACCGTGTCGATCGACCTGCAGGACGAGGGCGCCAAGAAGTGGACCTCGACCTGGAACACCCTCGTCGAGAACGGCTCGCTCGCGCAGACCCCCGGCTGGACCGACGAGTGGTTCCGTGCCCTCGGCGACGGCTCGATCGCCACGATGCTGACCGGCGCCTGGATGCCCGGCAACCTCGAGGCGCAGGCCGCCGACGGCTCCGGCCAGTGGCGCGTCGCCCCGATGCCCCAGTACGAGGAGGGCGACACCGCGACCGCCGAGAACGGCGGATCGTCGATCGCCGTGATGGAGCAGTCGCAGAACAAGCTCGTCGCCGCCGAGTTCGCCAAGTTCGCCACCGCCGAGGAGGAGGGGCGCCAGATCTCGTTCGACGCCGGCGGCTTCCCGTCCACCACGGCCGACCTCACCGACCCCGCGTTCCTCGCCGAGGCCCCCGAGTACTTCGGCGGCCAGAAGATCAACGAGGTGCTCGGCCAGGCCGCGCAGGACGTGCTGCCCGACTGGCAGTACCTGCCCTTCCAGGTCTACGCGAACAGCATCTTCAGCGACAGCGCGTCGTCGGCCTACACCAACGGCACCTCGCTCGACCCGGTGCTCGAGGAGTGGGCGAAGGCCACCGCCTCGTACGGTGAGCAGCAGGGCTTCACGGTCGAGACCAAGTAGTCCCGGCACCCCGCACCACACGCACGCACGACCAGCACCACACGCATCACCAGCAGCACCGCAGCACCGCCTGACCACCGCAGCGGGGAGGCGCGACCGACGTCGCGCCTCCCCGTCGCCACGTCTCCCGCCCCCGCGCCCCACCGGAGGAACACCATCAGCAGCAGCACCGCCCCCACGAGCACGCGCTTCGTGATCGGCCCCGACCACTTCGAGCTCGACGGCGCCCCGCACCGGGTCGTCGCCGGAGCCCTCCACTACTTCCGGGTGCACCCCGACCAGTGGGCCGACCGCATCCACAAGGCCCGGCTGATGGGCCTCAACACCATCGAGACGTACGTCGCCTGGAACGCGCACTCCCCCCGCCGCGGCGACTTCGACACGAGCGCCGGGCTCGACCTCGGGCGGTTCCTCGACCTCGTGGCCGCCGAGGGGATGCACGCGATCGTGCGCCCCGGCCCCTACATCTGCGCCGAGTGGGACGGCGGCGGACTGCCCGGCTGGCTCTTCGACGACCCGGCCGTCGGAGTCCGCCGAAGCGAGCCGCTCTACCTCGCCGCGGTAGACGAGTTCCTCGAGCGCGTCTACGAGATCGTCGTGCCCCGGCAGATCGACCACGGCGGGCCGGTCGTGCTCGTCCAGATCGAGAACGAGTACGGCGCGTACGGGGACGACTCCGGGTACCTGCGGCACCTCGTCGACCTGACCCGCGCCTCCGGCGTGGTCGTGCCCCTGACGACGGTCGACCAGCCGACCGACGAGATGCTCGCGTCGGGCAGCCTGCCCGAGCTGCACAAGACCGGGAGCTTCGGGTCACGCGCGGAGGAGCGGCTCGCGACCCTGCGCCGGCACCAGCCGACCGGGCCCCTGATGTGCTCGGAGTTCTGGGACGGCTGGTTCGACCACTGGGGCGAGCACCACCACACGACACCGGTCGAGGAGGCGGCGCGCGAGCTGGACGCACTGCTGACGGCGGGCGCGTCGGTCAACATCTACATGTTCCACGGCGGCACGAACTTCGGCTTCACGAACGGCGCCAACCACAAGGGCACGTACCAGTCGCACGTGACCTCGTACGACTACGACGCTCCCCTCGACGAGGCCGGCTGGCCGACGGACAAGTTCTTCGCGTTCCGCGACGTCATCGCCCGACACGCGCCGGTGCCCGACGAGGTGCCGGCGCGGCGGTCGCCGTCCCCCGTGCTGACGACGACGTTCGACCGGAGCGTGCGCCTGGGCGACGTGGTCGGGGACGACCGCGCCGACGGTGCCTGGACGGGAAGCGACGACGTGCCCACGATGGACGCGCTCGGCAGCTACCGCGGCTTCGCCCTGCACCGCGTCGACCTGCCCGCCAGCGACGAGCCTCGCGTGCTGTCGTTCGCCGGGGTGCGCGACCGCGCCGTCGTCTCGGTCGACGGCCGTCGCGTCGGCGTCCTCCAGCGCGACCAGCACGAGCGCGCGATCACGGTGCCGCCCGGCCGCGTGCTGGAGGTGCTGGTCGAGGACCAGGGACGCGTCAACTACGGCGTCCGCATCGGCGAGGCGAAGGGCCTGATCGGGCCGGCGCTGCTCGACGGCGCCCCGCTGACCGGCTGGCGGAGCACGCCGCTCGACCTGGCGGCGGTCGTCGCGACCCTCTCCGGGGACGCGACCGGCGCCTCCTCAGAGTCGAGATCGGACACTGTCGTCAGGACACTCGACGGCCCCGTGTTCGCGCACGCGACGGTGACGCTCGACGAGCCCGCCGACCTGTTCCTCGACACGCGGTCGTGGGGCAAGGGAGTCGCGTTCGTCAACGGCTTCGCGCTCGGCCGGTACTGGACGCGCGGACCGCAGCACACCCTCTACGTGCCCGGCGAGCAGCTGCGTGCCGGCGACAACGACCTCGTCGTGTTCGAGACGGGCGCCGCGGCCGCACCGGTCGTGTCGTTCGTGGCCGACCCCGACCTCGGGCACACCGAGCAGTAGCCGTCGCTCGCGGGCCCTCCCCGCCGGGTCGTCGGCCAGGAACGCCGAGTTGCCCCGAACTGCTGCCTCCCGTCGTGCGAGGCAGCAGTTCGGGGCAACTCGCGCTCGCGTCAGCGTCAGCGTCAGCGACGACGGGCGGCGCCCGGGCGACGGAACTGGCCCGTGGCGACGAGCACCGCGACGAGCAGCACGGGCACGATCCACCCCGACCAGCCGAGGATCGTCCCCTGCACGAGGTCGATCCTCTCGCCCGCCGCGGCGAACAACAGGTACGAGCCGGCGGCGGCGTTGAACGCGCCGTGGGCCAGCGCAGCGGGCCAGACGCTCGCAGAGCGCAGCCGCAGCCACGAGAAGACCGCGCCGACGACGACGCACATGCCGGTCATCATCAGCACGGCGAGCCAGCCCGGGGTCTCGACGCCGTAGTTGTAGCCGAGCAGGATCAGAGGCGTGTGCCAGAGTCCCCAGACGGCTCCGCTGACCAGCACGGCGGGCGCAGTGCCGAGGGGCAGGAGGCGCGGCAGCAGGAAGCCCCGCCAGCCGAGCTCCTCCCCCAGCGCGGGCACGGTGTTGACGAACGCGCCGATCGGGATCGAGACGAGCTGCAGCGCGACGAGCAGGGCGATCGGCGGCAACGGACCGGGGTCGCCGAGGCCGGCGGCCGCCTGGGACACCTGCTGCTCGGTGAGCTCGCGGAAGGCCGAGAACCCGGTGACGTCGGCGGGGTAGAAGCCGAGCGCGGCGCCGATCGGCAGGGCGACGAGCACGAGCGCGACGGGCACGACGAGCGCGAGGCCGAGGTAGGCCGACAGTCGGCCCACGGGGCGCAGCGGCCACAGCCCGAGCGACCGCGGGATCGACGCCGGGCGGTCGACGAACCGGCTGACGACGAGGGCCCCGATCGCCGGTGTCGCCATCATCGCGACCGCGCAGAGGCCGAGCAGCGGGCTGGCGAGGCCGTCGCCGAGCCAGAGCGGCAGGCAGACCAGCCAGGCGAGTCCGAACGAGATCAGCACGAACGCGGCGATCGGCCACCACGAGACCCGCGGTTCGACGACGATCGAGCCGGTGGAGGCGTCGGCCGAGTCGGCAGACAGGTAGCGGTCACCGGCGACATGCGCCGCGACCGGTTGCCACTCGGCGGTCGTCGACTCGTCGAGGTCGCACGCGTCGGCGGCGAGGTCGTCGACCTGCTCACCCCCGGGCGCCGTCCAGCCGTTCGCGGGCCGCGGGGAGGAGGGGTTCGTCGTCATCGGTGCTCCGTCGGTCAGCTCGGGCCTCGTGGCAGGGTCGCCTCCATGGTCGCGTCTGCGGCGGAGCCGCACCTCCCCCGACCAGCCGACCCGTGCCTCCTCCGCTCGGCCGCCTCCTACAGCGTGGGCATCCGACAAAGAAAGAGCGGTGCTGGTTTGCACCAGCACCGCTCTTCTGTGACCGACCCGACCCTACGGTCGGGGCGCACTTACTTCTTCTTGCCAGACCGCGCCTGTGACAGGGCGCTTGCTGCCACGGACTTGGCCCGCTCACCGGAGCGGCCATCCCGCAGGATGCCGCTCGCTTGCTTGGCGACGGACGGGCTCGTCTGCTTCTTGTTGGTCATTCCAACTCCTCAGTTCGTTGCGTGGTGATCGAGACAGACCCCGTTGAGTGCTGAACGAGATCTGCCTCGAGAAGGGTCGCTAGTGCGACTTCTTCGGCTGGATACGGATCGTCTGGCGAACCGTGATGCGGATACGGCGCGTGGCCATGTCTGCATTCCTCCCCAAGCTCCGCTGACTCACACCCGGCGGCAGATTGCAAGATTGCAATCTGGCAACGCCACTCTTACGCTGAGGAAGTTCCGACCAAAGAACATCCACCGCAAGGTGGGAGCCTTGTCCCGCAGAAATCTTCTGCGGTGGCGAGGCTTTCTTGTTTTCCGTCACCGGCTTTGACTGCGGCGCAGTCAGGTCCAGTTCCGGATATTCACTATTGAGTTTTGTCGGCTGGCTGACGGGCTAGAAGTCCCAGTCCTCGTCTTCGGTGTTCTCGGCCTTGCCGATGACGTACGACGAGCCCGACCCCGAGAAGAAGTCGTGGTTCTCGTCGGCGTTGGGCGAGAGCGCCGACAGGATCGCCGGGTTCACGTCGGTCGTCTCCTTGGGGAACATCGGCTCGTAGCCGAGGTTCATCAACGCCTTGTTGGCGTTGTAGTGCAGGAACTTCTTGACGTCCTCGGTCAGGCCGACGGTGTCGTACAGATCCTGTGTGTACTGGATCTCGTTCTCGTAGAGCTCGAACAGCAGGTTGAACGTGTAGTCCTTGATCTCCTGCTTGCGCTCCTCGGAGGCGCCCTCGAGGCCCTTCTGGAACTTGTAGCCGATGTAGTACCCGTGCACGGCCTCGTCGCGGATGATGAGGCGGACCAGGTCGGCCGTGTTGGTGAGCTTCGCCCGCGACGACCAGTACATCGGCAGGTAGAAGCCGCTGTAGAACAGGAACGACTCGAGCAGGGTCGAGGCGACCTTGCGCTTCAGCGGGTCGTCGCCCGTGTAGTAGTCGAGGACGATCTGGGCCTTCTTCTGCAGGTTCGGGTTCTCGACCGACCAGCGGAAGGCGTCGTCGATCTCGGGCGTCGACGCGAGGGTCGAGAAGATCGACGAGTAGCTCTTGGCGTGCACCGACTCCATGAACGCGATGTTCGTGTAGACGGCCTCCTCGTGCGGGGTGATCGCGTCGGGGATGAGGCTGATCGCGCCGACGGTGCCCTGGATCGTGTCGAGCAGCGTCAGGCCCGTGAACACGCGCATGGTGAGCTGCTGCTCCTCGGGCGTGAGCGTGTTCCACGACTGCACGTCGTTCGACAGCGGGATCTTCTCGGGCAGCCAGAAGTTGTTGACGAGGCGGTTCCAGACCTCGACGTCCTTGTCGTCCTGGATGCGGTTCCAGTTGATCGCGCTGACCGACTTGATCAGCGGGATCGCCCTGCCGGTGGCGTGCACCGGGTCGCCGGCGACGCTGTTGATCTTGTCGGTGATGGTCATGTCGTCTCTTCCGTCGGGTGATGCCGTGGATCTCAGTTCAGGAGGCGGGGGCCGGTCGTCGAGACCGGCCCCCGCCGGTGGCCGCGAGGCCTAGAGCATGCAGTGCGCCGCAGGGGCGGCGGCCGTGAATCGCAGGAGCGGCGATGCACTGACTAGCACTACAACATGCACGAGACGCAGCCGTCGACCTCGGTGCCCTCGAGTGCCAGCTGGCGCAGACGGATGTAGTAGATCGTCTTGATGCCCTTGCGCCATGCGTAGATCTGGGCCTTGTTGATGTCGCGGGTCGTCGCGGTGTCCTTGAAGAACAGGGTCAGCGAGAGGCCCTGGTCGACGTGCTGCGTGGCCGCGGCGTAGGTGTCGATGATCTTCTCGGGGCCGATCTCGTACGCGTCGGTGTAGTACTCCAGGTTGTCGTTCGTCATGAACGGCGCCGGGTAGTAGACACGGCCGAGCTTGCCCTCCTTGCGGATCTCGATCTTCGACGCGATCGGGTGGATCGACGACGTCGAGTGGTTGATGTACGAGATCGAGCCGGTCGGCGGCACCGCCTGCAGGTTCTGGTTGTACAGGCCGTGCTGCATGACGCTGGCCTTGAGCTGACGCCAGTCGTCCTGCGTGGGGATCGCGACGCCCGACGCGGCGAAGAGGCCGGCCGCGCGCTCGGTGGCGGGCACCCACGCCTGCTCGGTGTACTTGTCGAAGAACTCGCCGGAGGCGTACTTCGAGTCCTCGAAGCCGCCGAAGGTCACGCCGCGCTCGATGGCGATGGTGTTCGAGGCACGCAGGGCGTGGAACAGCACCGTGTAGAAGTAGATGTTCGTGAAGTCGATCGCTTCTTCGCTGCCGTAGTGCACGCGCTCACGAGCGAGGTAGCCGTGCAGGTTCATCTGGCCGAGGCCGATGGCGTGCGACTGGTCGTTGCCGACCTCGATCGAGCGGACCGACTGGATGTGGCTCATGTCGCTGACCGCGCTGAGGCCGCGGATCGCGGTCTCGACGGTCTTGCCGAAGTCGGGGGCGTCCATCGAGAGCGCGATGTTCATCGAGCCCAGGTTGCACGAGATGTCCTTGCCGATCTCGTTGTACGACAGGTCTTCGTTGAACGTGGTCGGGGTGTTGACCTGCAGGATCTCCGAGCACAGGTTCGACATGTTGATGCGGCCCTTGATCGGGTTCGCCTTGTTGACCGTGTCCTCGAAGACGATGTAGGGGTAGCCCGACTCGAACTGGATCTCGGCGATCGTCTGGAAGAAGTCGCGCGCCTTGATCTTGGTCTTCTTGATGCGGCCGTCGGCCACCATCTCGCGGTACTTCTCGCTGACCGGCACGTCGCCGAAGGGGATGCCGTAGACCTTCTCGACGTCGTACGGCGAGAAGAGGTACATGTCCTCGTTGTTCTTGGCGAGCTCGAACGTGATGTCGGGCACGACGACGCCGAGGGACAGCGTCTTGATGCGGATCTTCTCGTCGGCGTTCTCGCGCTTGGTGTCGAGGAACCGCATGATGTCGGGGTGGTGCGCGCTCAGGTACACGGCGCCGGCACCCTGGCGGGCACCCAGCTGGTTCGCGTAGCTGAAGCTGTCTTCCAGCAGCTTCATGACGGGGATGATGCCCGACGACTGGTTCTCGATCTGCTTGATCGGTGCGCCGGCCTCGCGGATGTTCGAGAGCGAGAGGGCGACGCCGCCGCCGCGCTTCGACAGCTGCAGCGACGAGTTGATGCCGCGCGAGATCGACTCCATGTTGTCCTCGATGCGCAGCAGGAAGCAGCTGACGAGCTCGCCTCGCTGGGCCTTCGCGGTGTTGAGGAACGTGGGGGTGGCTGGCTGGAAGCGGCCGCCGATGATCTCCTCGACGAGGTCGATCGCGAGCTGCTCGTCGCCCTGGGCCAGGCCGAGGGCGGTCATGACGACCCGGTCCTCGAAGCGCTCGAGGTAGCGCTTGCCGTCGAACGTCTTGAGCGTGTACGAGGTGTAGTACTTGAACGCGCCGAGGAAGGTCTGGAAGCGGAACTTCTTCGAGTACGCGAGGTCGTTCAGGCGCTCGATGAAGGCGAAGTCGTACTGCTCGATGGTCGCGAGCTCGTAGTACTCGTTCTCGACGAGGTAGTCGAGGCGCTCACGCAGGTTGTGGAAGAAGACCGTGTTCTGGTTGACGTGCTGCAGGAAGTACTGCTTCGCCGCCTCGCGGTCCTTGTCGAACTGGATCTCGCCCGACGGTCCGTACAGGTTGAGCATCGCGTTGAGCGAGTGGTAGTCCATGCCCATGCCCTGCCCGGGTGCTGCGATCACTTCGAGATCGTCGACTGCTGCGTCCAAAATTCTTCCAATCCGTTCTGTACTGCTGAGACGTCGTCCGGGGTGCCGAAGACCTCGAACCTGTAGAGCAGGGGCACGTCGCACTTGGCGGCGACGATGTCGCCGGCCAGGCAGTACCCCTCTCCGAAGTTGGTGTTGCCCGCCGCGACCACGCCTCGGATGAGGCTGCGGTTGCCCTCGTCGTTGAGGAACCGGATGACCTGCTTCGGGACGGCGCCTCTGCCCTCGCCGCCGCCGTAGGTCGGCAGCACGAGGACGAAGGGGTCACGGGCGTGGAGCGGGGCGTCGGAGGGGAAGAGCGGGATCCGCTCGGCCGGCACCCCGAGCTTCTCGACGAAACGGTGCGTGTTCCCCGAGACGCTCGAGAAGTAGATGAGATGGGTCACGGTGACGACCGCCTCCTCTGCTCGTGGTGCTGTGCCTCCGGCGACGGGAGCGGGCCGCGGCCCGGCCCCGTCACGAGGAGGCGCGGGTCAGGAGACGCGGGCCGCGAGGCCGGCGATCTTGTCGGGACGGAAGCCGCTCCAGTGGTCGTCGTCGGCGATGACGACGGGCGCCTGCAGGTAGCCGAGCGCCTTGACGGTCTCGAGCGCGGCGTCGTCGGCGGTGACGTCGAGGACTTCGTACTCGATGCCCTTGTTGTCGAGGGCGCGGTAGGTGGCCGTGCACTGGACGCAGGACGGCTTGGTGTAGACGGTGATGGCCATGGTGATCCCCTGTGGTTGCTCTGGTGTGGTCGTGCTGGTGGCGAGGTTGCGGTGGTCTCTGGTGGCCTGGACACGGTGTGCCCTGGCCGACCACTCGATACTACATCTAGTGGCCGACACTGGCGCCTGCAACTAGATGCGGTGTTACAGGCGTGTAGTTCCGAGACGGGAGTTCTCCACAGGAGTTCCCCCAAGTTCTGCACAGATCTGGCGGAGTTGCCCCCAGGATCAGGCGGTTGTGCACATGTTCGTCCCCACCTCCGACATCGGCGCGGGGTCGTCCCCACTTCGGGGCCACGGCGTGTCGCGGCGTGTCGGGAGGGGACTGCCGGAGTCCCCCGCGCCTCCGTAGACTCGACCTCTCGTGAGCACCTATTCCTCCCTCCTGAAGACCCCCGGCGTCGGGCGCATCATCGCGGCCCAGCTGACCGCGCGGTTCCCCTTCGGGATGCTCTCGCTCGCGTTCCTGCTGCACGTCGAGCACGTGCACCACTCCTACGCGGCAGCCGGGCTCGTGCTCGCCGCGACGAGCATCGGCCAGGCGATCTCCGGGCCGCTCACCAGCCGCTGGATGGGCCGGTGGGGCATGCGCCCGGTGCTGCTGCTGACGCTCAGCGTCTGCCTCGTGACGATGCTCGCCTTCACCGCGTACGACTTCTCGGTGCCCGCCTTCATGGCGCTCGGCTTCGTGACGGGGCTCAGCGTGCCGCCCGTGCAGCCCGCCGTCCGCACCATCTACCCCAAGATGGTCAACTCGTCGCAGCTGACCCCCCTGTTCTCGCTCGACGCCTCCGCCCAGGAGATCATCTGGGTCGCCGGCCCGGTCATCACCACGTTCGTCGGCACGCAGGTCGGCACCCGCGAGGCGATCTGGCTGGCCGCGCTGTTCCTCGTCGGGGGCGGCATCTGGTTCATCGCCTCGCCCGAGGTCGGCCGGGTGCGCATCCCGCGCAGCAAGCGCTCGTTCGGCAAGGTGCTCGCGCGGCCCACCGTCCTCCTCGCCACCGTCGCCGGCTTCCTCCTGATCGGCGCGTGCGCCGCCGTCGAGGCCGGCGTCGTGGCGCTGTTCGGCGAGGGCAGCGCCGACTCCGGCATCGCCCTGGCCGTCTTCGCTGCAGGGTCGCTCGTCGGCGGCCTCGCCCTCGGGCACGTGCCGGTCGGCCCCTGGGCGCTCGGCCGCCGCCTGGCGATCGTCTTCGTCGGCATGGTGCTCGCGATCTTCGCCACCGGGCTCCTGCCGATCAGCGGTGCCCTGCTCGTCGCCGGCGTCGGCATCGCGCCCGCCCTCGCCGTGATGTTCGCCATCGTCTCGTCGAGCGTGAAGTTCAGCGACACGGCCGAGGCCTACGGCTGGGCGGGCACCGGCCAGCTGATCGGCTCGGCCCTCGGCTCCGCGATCGCCGGCTTCTGGATCGACCGCATCGGCGGCCAGGGCGGCCTCGTCGTCGCCGCGGCCTTCGCCTTCGTCGGGGTCGTCGTGGGGCTCGTGTTCCATCGTGCCCTGCCCGACCTCCGCGGCCGCGACGCGAGCCCGCTGCCCGACACCGAGCCGGTCCCCGTCCAGGCGAGCTGACCCGCGCGTCCCGGCCCGCGCCTCCTTCTCGTCGCCCGGCCCGCGCCTCCTTCTGGTCCCCGGCCTGCGCCTCCTCGGCCCGGTCGTGACCGCGGATGGGAGGATCGGGACATGTCCGACATCACCGTCCCGTCCGTCGCGCTCTCCGACGGAGCCCGCATCCCCCAGCTCGGCCTCGGCGTGTACAAGGTCGCCGACGACGAGGCACGCACCGTCGTCGCCACCGCGCTCGAGCTCGGGTACCGCCACGTCGACACGGCGTCGTTCTACGGCAACGAGGTCGGCGTGGGGCAGGCGCTG from Frigoribacterium sp. PvP032 includes these protein-coding regions:
- the nrdH gene encoding glutaredoxin-like protein NrdH: MAITVYTKPSCVQCTATYRALDNKGIEYEVLDVTADDAALETVKALGYLQAPVVIADDDHWSGFRPDKIAGLAARVS
- a CDS encoding MFS transporter, coding for MSTYSSLLKTPGVGRIIAAQLTARFPFGMLSLAFLLHVEHVHHSYAAAGLVLAATSIGQAISGPLTSRWMGRWGMRPVLLLTLSVCLVTMLAFTAYDFSVPAFMALGFVTGLSVPPVQPAVRTIYPKMVNSSQLTPLFSLDASAQEIIWVAGPVITTFVGTQVGTREAIWLAALFLVGGGIWFIASPEVGRVRIPRSKRSFGKVLARPTVLLATVAGFLLIGACAAVEAGVVALFGEGSADSGIALAVFAAGSLVGGLALGHVPVGPWALGRRLAIVFVGMVLAIFATGLLPISGALLVAGVGIAPALAVMFAIVSSSVKFSDTAEAYGWAGTGQLIGSALGSAIAGFWIDRIGGQGGLVVAAAFAFVGVVVGLVFHRALPDLRGRDASPLPDTEPVPVQAS